A portion of the Anoplopoma fimbria isolate UVic2021 breed Golden Eagle Sablefish chromosome 15, Afim_UVic_2022, whole genome shotgun sequence genome contains these proteins:
- the tmem229b gene encoding transmembrane protein 229b, translated as MVTMETPEAPIPLTVLSRWYLYAIHGYFCEVMFTAAWEFVVNCNWKFPGVTSVWALFIYGTCILIVEQMYLKLRGRCPVLLRCIIYTLWTYLWEFGTGLLLRQFNACPWDYSEFRYNFKGLITAEYAVPWFCASFIVERFVIRKTLRLRFHGGPEDGWSGTLGGGRTREGSRGMGNDANGFFKGE; from the coding sequence ATGGTGACCATGGAAACCCCCGAGGCTCCTATACCTCTGACAGTGCTGTCACGCTGGTACCTTTACGCCATCCATGGCTACTTCTGCGAGGTCATGTTCACGGCCGCCTGGGAGTTCGTGGTCAACTGCAACTGGAAGTTCCCCGGCGTGACCAGCGTGTGGGCGCTCTTCATCTACGGCACCTGCATCCTCATCGTGGAGCAGATGTACCTGAAGCTGCGCGGCCGCTGCCCTGTGCTGCTGCGTTGCATCATCTACACTTTGTGGACGTACCTGTGGGAGTTCGGCACGGGGCTGCTGCTGCGCCAGTTCAACGCCTGCCCCTGGGACTACTCCGAGTTCCGCTACAACTTCAAGGGACTGATCACGGCCGAGTACGCCGTGCCCTGGTTCTGCGCCTCCTTCATCGTGGAGCGCTTTGTCATCCGCAAAACGCTGCGGCTTCGGTTCCACGGGGGGCCCGAGGACGGTTGGTCAGGAACcttgggaggagggaggacgagAGAGGGGAGCCGGGGGATGGGAAATGATGCTAACGGCTTCTTTAAAGGAGAATGA